The Tissierellales bacterium DNA segment AAGATGAAATATATCATCTGCTTACTAATTTAGAAAATTACATGAATGATACAGAAAGTGATATAGACCCTTTGATAAAATTGGCAGTCATTCATTATCAGTTTGAGAGCATACATCCCTTTTACGATGGTAATGGAAGAACTGGTAGAATTATAAATATTTTGTACCTAGTCATGAATGATTTATTAGATACACCTATTTTATATTTGAGCAAGTATATTATGGAACATAGACAGGAATATTATAGACATTTACAAGATGTAGGAGCAAAAGGAGCTTGGATAGACTGGATAATATATGTTTTGAAAGGTGTTTCTGAGATGGCATCATTTTCATTAAAACAGCTTAGGGAGATCAATGAGTTAGTAGAAAGAACAACTAGTGAGATAAGTCAAAAACTTCCTAAAATTTACTCAAAAGAGTTAGTAGATGTAATATTCAGTGAATTCTATACGAGAATCAGTAATGTAGAAAAATACCTAGGTGTAACTAGAAAGACAGCATCTAATTACTTGGTAAAATTGACGGAGTTAGGTTTTTTAGAAATGGAAACTAGGGGACGAGAAAAAATTTATATCAATAGAAGATTGATCGATATTGTTAAGAATTAAGTAATCATATATTTAGCTAAAGTGATTAATATAAGGAAATATAGATTTGTCAGGTCTCACATGACCTATAAAAATTAATAAATGCTAACGAAAAAACTGCCTAACCCTAAGGCAGTTTTTTTAGTTACAATAACGGGATAATGTAATTAAAGTGGGAATAATACTAAGAGGTCTGTCTCCCAAAAGTCAATTTTTCCTGTCCAAGCCCCAAAGGAAATTTTTTATTCGTATGAAAAAAGTATTATTACAAGACTTTATTCCTATGAAAAAAAGTATATTTTCAACACATTATTCCTATGAAAAAAGTCGATTTTGTGTAGAAAAAATGTATTTGATTCATTTTCAATTATAGATTTGATAAATATATATGCTTTTAGCTGAAGCTAAACCATAAATTCAAATTGAATAAGTACATTTACACAATTAAAAATTTATTAGCTTAAATGCAAGAATGAGGGACCTGACCCCAAAAGTACATAAAAAATGACCCTAGCTAAAGTCGCCCACGTCATAATAGATATGACCTTCATATGGAGTGATTTCGCCTTTGAGATCTGAAAGCAAAGGAAGTTTTTAGCTGAAGCTAAACCGTAAATTTAAATTGAATAGATTCTTTTTCAATTATAAGTTTACTAACTAACGAAACGAAAAAAACTGCCGGGGTAGGCAGTTTTTTATTTACAATCATTTATTAAAGGGGGACAAATGATTTTTAGTTTTTGGTTCTGAGTGAGATTTTGGGAATCTCAATTTAGTTATTGTTGGCTTTTTTTTATCGTTTTAATTTGTTTGTTATTTGCTATTTGCTATAAATATATATTAAGGGATAACCATGAACAGATTGTGAACTGTTCGTAAGCGTTGTGTAAAGAAATCATGAAAATAAAATGTATTCCTAGTTTTTGTATTCATATGTGATGATTTGTATATCAATTAGAAGAAATTTCCGGATTTTCAAATTGATATTGGGATTAAAGATATATATAATTATATGTATAAGGGAAAAATAGGTTTAATTGGAATGTGCAAGTTTTGTTAGGGTATGAATTATCTGAGTTGAGTGTGAATTATGTTTAAAGATTTGTTCGGTTTAAAGAGAATTAAAAGTTAGAATGAAGATAAATTATTTTATTAGTAGTGATAATAAGAACTAAGCAAATGACAGGAAAAAAACTAGGAGTTGCATCGGTGTGCTTTAACTCTGATGTACACGAAATGATTTTTTTAGATGAAGCACCAATACTGGTAAGTAAATTACATGAACTATTTGAAGATAAGTATATTATAAAAGAAAATCATGATAAGGCTATAGCATTTAATGAACTTGCTTTGGCGGAACAGTATAGAGAAAGTTTGCTTATAAGAACATTGAGAATGGTGCTTATATAATAATAAATATGGAGGTGATAGAATATGAAATCAAAGTATTTGTTGGGG contains these protein-coding regions:
- a CDS encoding Fic family protein, with the protein product MSNLLPLPPKNKDGLVNLETVDVLKALAKAHRNLAELKGYADVVPNKNILINALTLNESKDSSAIENIITTHDELFDALSNERRLVGAAKEVLNYKEAIWRGFELIKEYGFLSTNMIIEIQEIIEENKAGIRKQSGTVLMNEQTGEIVYRPPETQDEIYHLLTNLENYMNDTESDIDPLIKLAVIHYQFESIHPFYDGNGRTGRIINILYLVMNDLLDTPILYLSKYIMEHRQEYYRHLQDVGAKGAWIDWIIYVLKGVSEMASFSLKQLREINELVERTTSEISQKLPKIYSKELVDVIFSEFYTRISNVEKYLGVTRKTASNYLVKLTELGFLEMETRGREKIYINRRLIDIVKN